A region of Halosolutus amylolyticus DNA encodes the following proteins:
- a CDS encoding pyridoxamine 5'-phosphate oxidase family protein, with product MAIAFDGRGRLPIVTDVPAEAERLLESEPVMAHLGTCVEGRPHVAPVWYRYADDAVEIVTTGRKLANIRENPRVALSVQADEAGETKWTVTLLGTATIVDDEKETERARERINEKYGAEPEAYAENELVRIDVGSTSYRTY from the coding sequence ATGGCGATCGCTTTTGACGGTCGAGGCCGCCTACCGATCGTGACAGATGTCCCGGCGGAAGCGGAGCGATTGCTCGAGAGCGAGCCGGTGATGGCCCACCTCGGGACCTGCGTCGAGGGGCGGCCCCACGTCGCGCCGGTGTGGTACCGGTACGCGGACGACGCCGTCGAGATCGTGACCACGGGTCGGAAGCTGGCGAATATCCGCGAGAATCCCCGCGTCGCGCTCTCGGTGCAGGCCGACGAGGCGGGCGAGACCAAGTGGACGGTGACGCTGCTCGGCACGGCGACGATCGTTGACGACGAGAAAGAGACGGAACGAGCCCGCGAACGGATCAACGAGAAGTACGGCGCGGAGCCGGAGGCTTACGCCGAGAACGAACTCGTGCGGATCGACGTGGGATCGACGAGCTACCGGACCTACTGA
- a CDS encoding NAD(P)/FAD-dependent oxidoreductase — MTTVPAYDVAVVGGGPAGMTTALYTTRLGHRTAVFEKEGGRHARASHVHNLLGVSENVSGRELATHAIDQVEHYGGDFYPDAVDAVTRRDERDDEPRFRVEAAHATVDAERVVFATGFRDRRPDVPDIERFTGRGLHYCLHCDAYTLADGSVFVLGHTEHAAHVAMTMLNFTTDVDLLLDGRDPEWDAETEAQLDAHPIDRIDTAVASAFEDESLDPDEPPWLGGLSFEDGTERGYVGGFAMYGTSYNADLAADLGCELGADGAIDVDADRQTSVDGIYAVGDVTHGQNQTTIAIGDDAAAGLAIHKDLRPFPKPVAAIEDEAAAAEAVETQVPGSPPDLRAQMRRVREMRTHPGLREPSPGRD, encoded by the coding sequence ATGACCACTGTGCCTGCATACGACGTCGCGGTCGTCGGCGGTGGCCCGGCCGGCATGACGACGGCGCTGTACACGACCCGCCTCGGCCACCGGACGGCCGTCTTCGAGAAGGAAGGGGGCCGTCACGCGAGGGCCTCCCACGTCCACAACCTGCTCGGCGTCTCCGAGAACGTCTCGGGACGCGAACTGGCGACGCACGCGATCGATCAGGTCGAACACTACGGCGGCGACTTCTATCCCGACGCCGTCGACGCAGTGACCCGTCGCGACGAACGCGACGACGAGCCCCGGTTTCGCGTCGAGGCGGCGCATGCGACCGTCGACGCGGAACGGGTAGTGTTCGCGACCGGCTTTCGCGATCGGCGTCCCGACGTGCCGGATATAGAGCGGTTTACGGGGCGCGGACTCCACTACTGTCTCCACTGCGACGCCTACACGCTCGCCGACGGCTCCGTCTTCGTGCTCGGTCACACCGAGCACGCGGCCCACGTCGCCATGACGATGCTCAACTTCACCACCGACGTCGACCTGCTGCTGGACGGGCGCGATCCGGAGTGGGACGCGGAAACCGAGGCTCAGCTCGATGCCCACCCGATCGATCGGATCGACACGGCCGTCGCCTCCGCTTTCGAGGACGAGAGCCTCGACCCGGACGAACCGCCGTGGCTCGGCGGCCTCTCGTTCGAGGACGGTACCGAGCGGGGCTACGTCGGGGGGTTCGCGATGTACGGTACCTCCTACAATGCCGATCTCGCCGCGGACCTGGGCTGTGAACTGGGCGCGGACGGCGCGATCGACGTCGACGCCGACCGGCAGACCAGCGTCGACGGGATCTACGCCGTCGGCGACGTCACACACGGCCAGAACCAGACCACGATCGCGATCGGCGACGACGCGGCCGCCGGCCTCGCGATCCACAAGGACCTGCGCCCGTTCCCGAAGCCGGTCGCGGCGATCGAGGACGAGGCCGCCGCGGCGGAGGCCGTCGAAACGCAGGTCCCCGGGAGTCCGCCCGACCTGCGGGCGCAGATGCGCCGGGTGCGAGAGATGCGGACGCATCCGGGGCTCCGCGAGCCGTCGCCCGGGCGGGACTGA
- a CDS encoding deoxyhypusine synthase produces MTDEDSDEHDAHHDPDRETFSHDPIGHAEARAGMTVGELADEYGEAGIGASSLHEAVNVAEAMFDDDVTVFFSLAGAMVPSGMRRIVADLIRDGYIDVLVTTGANLTHDAIEAIGGKHHHGCAHAEGKTEREHDETLRDEGVDRIYNVYLPQEYFATFESHLREEVFPVLEAEAEADGPVSIERLTRELGRANAAVNERDDVDEAPGIAAAASENDVPIYCPAVQDSVLGLQAWMYSQTSDFSLDALADMTALTDRAFEAEKAGAFLVGGGVPKNFTLQTMLVTPGAYDYGVQLTMDPKQTGGLSGATLDEARSWGKLEKDAENVSVYADATITLPLVVAAARERLEE; encoded by the coding sequence ATGACGGACGAGGACAGCGACGAGCACGACGCGCACCACGACCCCGATCGGGAGACGTTTAGCCACGATCCGATCGGCCACGCCGAGGCCCGGGCCGGAATGACCGTCGGCGAACTGGCCGACGAGTACGGCGAGGCGGGCATCGGCGCGTCGTCGCTCCACGAGGCGGTGAACGTGGCCGAAGCCATGTTCGACGACGACGTGACTGTCTTCTTCTCGCTCGCGGGCGCGATGGTTCCGAGCGGGATGCGCCGGATCGTCGCCGACCTGATTCGCGACGGCTACATCGACGTCCTGGTGACGACGGGGGCGAACCTCACCCACGACGCCATCGAGGCGATCGGCGGCAAGCACCACCACGGGTGCGCCCACGCCGAGGGCAAGACGGAGCGCGAACACGACGAGACGCTCCGTGACGAGGGCGTCGATCGGATCTACAACGTCTACCTGCCACAGGAGTACTTCGCGACGTTCGAGTCGCACCTGCGCGAGGAGGTTTTCCCGGTGCTCGAGGCCGAAGCCGAAGCGGACGGCCCAGTCTCGATCGAACGGCTCACCCGCGAACTCGGCCGTGCCAACGCCGCGGTCAACGAGCGCGACGACGTCGACGAGGCCCCCGGCATCGCGGCCGCGGCCTCCGAGAACGACGTGCCGATCTACTGTCCTGCGGTCCAGGACTCCGTGCTCGGCCTGCAGGCCTGGATGTACTCCCAGACCTCCGACTTCTCGCTCGACGCGCTCGCGGACATGACCGCCCTCACCGATCGCGCCTTCGAGGCGGAGAAGGCCGGGGCCTTCCTCGTCGGCGGCGGCGTCCCCAAGAACTTCACCCTGCAGACGATGCTCGTCACCCCCGGCGCGTACGACTACGGCGTCCAGTTGACGATGGATCCCAAACAGACCGGCGGGCTCTCCGGTGCCACGCTCGACGAGGCCCGATCGTGGGGCAAACTCGAGAAGGACGCCGAGAACGTCTCGGTCTACGCCGACGCGACGATTACGCTCCCGCTCGTGGTCGCCGCCGCACGGGAACGCCTCGAGGAATAG
- a CDS encoding Nif3-like dinuclear metal center hexameric protein, giving the protein MDLSEFADRLDEELRTDDYADLDASANGLQVGPDEGSVDHVAFAVDGVRETTDRAIDAGADALVTHHGLSWGGFDRVTGRTYDRIAPLIEHDLALYVSHLPLDGHPELGNAAGVADCLGLENRAPFGELGPEYVGQRGVAPESFAPDELRDRLENDLETGGQPVQVLEFGPEEIDEVAIVTGSGTDWLDEAVAADADALVTGEGKQKAYHEAREAGIHVFLAGHYATETFGVRALQGLADEWGLETTYLEVPTGL; this is encoded by the coding sequence ATGGACCTCTCGGAGTTCGCCGATCGACTCGACGAGGAGTTACGGACCGACGACTACGCCGATCTCGACGCGAGCGCGAACGGGTTGCAGGTCGGCCCCGACGAGGGATCCGTCGATCACGTCGCGTTCGCGGTCGACGGCGTTCGCGAGACGACCGATCGGGCGATCGACGCCGGGGCCGACGCCCTGGTCACTCACCACGGACTCTCCTGGGGCGGGTTCGATCGCGTGACCGGCCGCACGTACGATCGGATCGCCCCCCTGATCGAGCACGACCTCGCGCTGTACGTCTCGCACCTGCCGCTGGACGGCCATCCGGAACTCGGGAACGCGGCGGGCGTGGCCGACTGTCTCGGCCTCGAGAACCGGGCCCCGTTCGGCGAACTCGGTCCCGAGTACGTCGGCCAGCGCGGCGTCGCACCCGAGTCGTTCGCGCCGGACGAACTGCGCGATCGGCTCGAGAACGACCTCGAGACCGGCGGCCAGCCCGTCCAGGTGCTCGAGTTCGGCCCCGAGGAGATCGACGAGGTCGCGATCGTCACCGGGAGCGGGACGGACTGGCTCGACGAGGCCGTCGCGGCCGACGCGGACGCGCTGGTGACCGGCGAAGGGAAACAGAAAGCGTACCACGAGGCTCGCGAGGCGGGGATTCACGTCTTCCTCGCGGGCCACTACGCGACCGAGACCTTCGGCGTCCGCGCCCTGCAGGGACTCGCCGACGAGTGGGGGCTCGAGACGACCTACCTCGAGGTGCCGACCGGGCTCTAA
- a CDS encoding acetamidase/formamidase family protein — MARQTVSHEDGAIYEFTPDLEAITTIDPGTDLTIETRDSLDGAVQDESDVIESVPEEVNAATGPIAIEGATPGDVLRVEIEEIRLAEAQGRVITIDGFGLLDRHEDIDAPRTRMTPVEDGTIAFADLEVPVDPVIGTIGVAPDSESYTTLVPHDHGGNLDTTDVTAGNVIYFPVFQDGAMLAMGDCKAAMADGEMCGTGSEIATEIDATVEVIDAPAIDLERPLVETPDSWKTIASAETLQAACELANRDAIDLLRAEHGFDATDAYMASSLVGGLEISQVVDPLVTVRNAVPKAYLSDPF, encoded by the coding sequence ATGGCACGCCAGACCGTCTCCCACGAGGACGGCGCGATCTACGAGTTTACCCCGGATCTCGAGGCGATCACGACGATAGACCCGGGAACGGATCTGACGATCGAGACGCGGGACAGCCTGGACGGCGCAGTACAGGACGAGTCGGACGTGATCGAGTCGGTCCCCGAGGAGGTCAACGCCGCGACCGGGCCGATCGCGATCGAGGGTGCGACGCCGGGCGACGTCCTCCGGGTCGAAATCGAGGAGATCCGACTCGCAGAAGCCCAGGGCCGGGTAATCACCATCGACGGCTTCGGCCTGCTCGATCGGCACGAGGACATCGACGCACCCCGCACGCGGATGACGCCGGTCGAGGACGGGACGATCGCGTTCGCCGACCTCGAGGTACCCGTCGACCCCGTCATCGGCACGATCGGCGTCGCTCCCGACTCGGAGTCGTACACGACGCTGGTCCCCCACGACCACGGCGGCAACCTGGACACGACGGACGTGACCGCTGGAAACGTGATCTACTTCCCCGTCTTCCAGGACGGCGCGATGCTGGCCATGGGCGACTGCAAGGCCGCGATGGCGGACGGCGAGATGTGTGGCACGGGGTCGGAGATCGCCACGGAGATCGACGCGACGGTCGAGGTGATCGACGCGCCCGCGATCGATCTCGAACGCCCGCTCGTCGAGACCCCCGACTCGTGGAAGACGATCGCGAGCGCGGAGACGCTCCAGGCGGCCTGCGAACTCGCGAACCGGGACGCGATCGACCTGCTCCGGGCCGAGCACGGGTTCGACGCCACCGACGCCTACATGGCCTCGAGTCTCGTCGGCGGCCTCGAGATCAGCCAGGTGGTCGACCCGCTCGTGACGGTGCGCAACGCGGTGCCGAAGGCGTACCTCTCCGACCCGTTCTGA
- a CDS encoding DUF7344 domain-containing protein: protein MTRPEPTALESATVSALLADPDRQRVLSYLDPGKRATVEELVDELAARERTEPSADGGPGDRSRIAVSLVHHHLPRLDDHDVVDYRPASNEVVLTTPIAELVPTEGAFEPLVESD from the coding sequence ATGACCCGTCCCGAGCCAACCGCACTCGAGTCAGCGACGGTCTCCGCACTTCTCGCCGATCCCGATCGCCAGCGCGTGCTCTCGTACCTGGACCCGGGGAAACGGGCAACCGTCGAGGAACTCGTCGACGAACTCGCCGCTCGGGAGCGGACGGAACCGTCCGCCGACGGCGGCCCGGGCGATCGATCGCGGATCGCGGTTTCGCTCGTCCACCACCACCTCCCGCGACTGGACGACCACGACGTCGTCGACTATCGACCGGCGTCGAACGAGGTCGTCTTGACGACGCCGATCGCGGAACTGGTCCCGACCGAGGGTGCGTTCGAACCGCTCGTCGAATCCGACTGA
- the speB gene encoding agmatinase, translating to MFPGATDYRTDGSDDTGRAADSEDANFVVVGAPLDASTTFQPGTRFGPRRIRTFAETFDDYDRRTDQYFSDCGVADRGDVRAWDDVDEYLEWLTGTLRDVVRDDAVPLTLGGEHTVSLAGARAVEPEVVVSLDAHLDLRDAYDGNPLSHASVMRRILDDTDSVEELVVLGARTGSEAEWDRATEADVTVVAPEDVAAWTAPDSLADRDVYLSVDIDAADPAYAPGTGTMEPFGLEPREMRNAVRQVAPHATGFDVVEVNDRDDGQAAALAGKLLREFVFLKAADRS from the coding sequence ATGTTTCCCGGGGCGACCGACTACCGGACGGACGGGTCCGACGACACCGGCCGCGCGGCCGATTCGGAGGACGCGAACTTCGTGGTCGTCGGTGCGCCCCTGGACGCCTCGACGACCTTTCAGCCGGGCACCCGCTTCGGGCCCCGGCGCATCCGGACGTTTGCGGAGACCTTCGACGATTACGATCGTCGAACCGACCAGTACTTTTCCGACTGCGGCGTCGCCGATCGCGGCGACGTTCGCGCGTGGGACGACGTCGACGAGTACCTCGAGTGGCTGACTGGGACCCTGCGCGACGTCGTCCGGGACGACGCCGTCCCCCTGACGCTCGGCGGAGAACACACCGTCTCGCTGGCCGGCGCACGCGCGGTCGAACCCGAGGTCGTCGTCTCGCTCGACGCCCACCTCGACCTGCGCGACGCCTACGACGGGAACCCGCTCAGCCACGCCAGCGTGATGCGCCGGATCCTCGACGACACGGACTCGGTCGAGGAGCTGGTCGTCCTCGGCGCGCGAACGGGCAGCGAGGCCGAGTGGGATCGCGCGACCGAGGCCGACGTGACCGTCGTCGCGCCCGAAGACGTCGCGGCGTGGACCGCGCCCGACTCGCTGGCCGATCGGGACGTCTACCTGAGCGTCGACATCGACGCGGCCGACCCCGCGTACGCGCCGGGAACCGGGACGATGGAGCCGTTCGGCCTCGAACCGCGCGAGATGCGCAACGCCGTTCGCCAGGTCGCCCCGCACGCGACCGGGTTCGACGTCGTAGAAGTCAACGATCGGGACGACGGCCAGGCCGCCGCACTCGCGGGGAAACTCCTGCGGGAGTTCGTCTTCTTGAAGGCCGCCGATCGATCGTAG